A genomic stretch from Methylorubrum extorquens includes:
- a CDS encoding protein of unknown function (Evidence 5 : Unknown function): MKLPRRFFQPLAAGAPEPFRELPIKLERMIHFVPPHNEKVRARVPELAKTVDVVLGNLEDAVPADQKEAARKGFVEMARATDFAASGTGLWTRINALNSPWILDDLFTIVAEVGAKLDVVMVPKVEGPLGHPLHRPVAGPARGAPRRDEADPRSRHPRDRGRRGQRRRHRLRLAAHARHEPRTRRSRGLPRHEDHPRWRRPPGLPRPVRSQGRCRAGVRPAGSVALHHRQDGRCLHGQRHQGVLRPVRRLLRLGRLRGAVPQRLPDGLRRRLDPASEPSRPGQDRVRPPTRPR; this comes from the coding sequence GCCGCGGGTGCGCCCGAGCCGTTCCGCGAACTGCCGATCAAGCTCGAGCGGATGATCCACTTCGTGCCGCCGCACAACGAGAAGGTCCGCGCCCGCGTGCCCGAACTCGCCAAGACGGTCGATGTGGTGCTCGGCAACCTGGAGGACGCGGTCCCCGCCGACCAGAAGGAGGCGGCGCGCAAGGGCTTCGTCGAGATGGCCCGCGCCACCGATTTCGCGGCCTCCGGCACCGGCCTGTGGACGCGCATCAATGCCCTGAACTCGCCCTGGATCCTCGACGACCTGTTCACCATCGTCGCCGAGGTCGGCGCGAAGCTCGACGTGGTGATGGTGCCGAAGGTCGAGGGCCCCCTGGGACATCCACTACATCGACCAGTTGCTGGCCCAGCTCGAGGCGCGCCACGGCGTGACGAAGCCGATCCTCGTTCACGCCATCCTCGAGACCGCGGAAGGCGTGGCCAACGTCGACGCCATCGCCTCCGCCTCGCCGCGCATGCACGGCATGAGCCTCGGACCCGCCGATCTCGCGGCCTCCCGCGGCATGAAGACCACCCGCGTTGGCGGCGGCCACCCGGATTACCGCGTCCTGTCCGATCCCAAGGGCGATGCCGAGCGGGCGTCCGCCCAGCAGGATCTGTGGCACTACACCATCGCCAAGATGGTCGATGCCTGCATGGCCAACGGCATCAAGGCGTTCTACGGCCCGTTCGGCGACTTCTCCGACTCGGCCGCCTGCGAGGTGCAGTTCCGCAACGCCTTCCTGATGGGCTGCGCCGGCGCCTGGACCCTGCATCCGAGCCAAGTCGCCCTGGCCAAGACCGTGTTCGCCCCCCGACCCGGCCGAGGTGA